A DNA window from Polyodon spathula isolate WHYD16114869_AA chromosome 36, ASM1765450v1, whole genome shotgun sequence contains the following coding sequences:
- the LOC121304080 gene encoding alpha-crystallin B chain-like isoform X2 encodes MDIAIQSPWIRRPLFPSWFPCRIFDQNFGEHLSEGELFPSFPSTFWPRSSFFRMPSWVDTGLSEMKVDKDRFMVNVDVKHFSPEELGVKVNGDFIEIRGKHEDHQDEHGFISREFHRKYKIPAGVDSAAITSSLSSDGVLTISAPRKQADAPERTIPITITHEDKQKK; translated from the exons ATGGACATTGCTATACAGAGCCCCTGGATCCGACGCCCCCTCTTTCCTTCCTGGTTCCCCTGCCGGATCTTCGACCAGAATTTCGGGGAGCACCTCTCAGAGGGCGAGCTGTTCCCCTCCTTCCCTTCCACGTTCTGGCCCAGATCTTCGTTCTTTCGGATGCCCAGCTGGGTGGATACAGGACTCTCTGAG ATGAAGGTGGACAAGGACAGGTTCATGGTCAACGTGGATGTGAAGCACTTCTCTCCTGAGGAGCTGGGAGTCAAGGTGAACGGAGACTTCATTGAGATCCGCGGGAAACACGAGGACCACCAG GATGAGCACGGCTTCATCTCCCGAGAGTTCCACAGGAAGTACAAGATCCCAGCGGGGGTGGACTCTGCTGCCATCACTTCCTCCCTGTCCTCAGATGGAGTCCTGACAATCAGCGCACCTCGCAAGCAGGCCGACGCCCCTGAGCGCACCATCCCCATCACCATCACCCACGAGGACAAGCAGAAAAAGTAG
- the LOC121304080 gene encoding alpha-crystallin B chain-like isoform X1 — translation MDIAIQSPWIRRPLFPSWFPCRIFDQNFGEHLSEGELFPSFPSTFWPRSSFFRMPSWVDTGLSEMKVDKDRFMVNVDVKHFSPEELGVKVNGDFIEIRGKHEDHQEAARGDSIDKPVTGTEGLRSVVVPRNLDEHGFISREFHRKYKIPAGVDSAAITSSLSSDGVLTISAPRKQADAPERTIPITITHEDKQKK, via the exons ATGGACATTGCTATACAGAGCCCCTGGATCCGACGCCCCCTCTTTCCTTCCTGGTTCCCCTGCCGGATCTTCGACCAGAATTTCGGGGAGCACCTCTCAGAGGGCGAGCTGTTCCCCTCCTTCCCTTCCACGTTCTGGCCCAGATCTTCGTTCTTTCGGATGCCCAGCTGGGTGGATACAGGACTCTCTGAG ATGAAGGTGGACAAGGACAGGTTCATGGTCAACGTGGATGTGAAGCACTTCTCTCCTGAGGAGCTGGGAGTCAAGGTGAACGGAGACTTCATTGAGATCCGCGGGAAACACGAGGACCACCAG GAAGCTGCGAGGGGCGATTCCATTGACAAGCCGGTGACAGGGACAGAAGGGCTCCGTTCTGTTGTAGTCCCCAGAAACCTG GATGAGCACGGCTTCATCTCCCGAGAGTTCCACAGGAAGTACAAGATCCCAGCGGGGGTGGACTCTGCTGCCATCACTTCCTCCCTGTCCTCAGATGGAGTCCTGACAATCAGCGCACCTCGCAAGCAGGCCGACGCCCCTGAGCGCACCATCCCCATCACCATCACCCACGAGGACAAGCAGAAAAAGTAG
- the c36h11orf1 gene encoding UPF0686 protein C11orf1 homolog isoform X2 yields the protein MLRPGTEPRFCSTMRATGHDWGDSDKFQQYGWRCTKKEDACSTRTLIGNWNEEQHDLHSLAQRKPLPSQSLKKKRIPSLGTSRSCSHLTSRTPATGWTTLIPGLQTQRRGERGSRRERREHPKPNPALV from the exons ATGCTGAGGCCCGGCACCGAGCCGCGGTTCTGCTCCACGATGAGGGCGACGGGGCACGACTGGGGTGACAGCGACAAGTTCCAGCAGTACGGCTGGCGCTGCACCAAGAAAGAGGACGCCTGCTCCACACGCACCCTGATCGGCAACTGGAACGAGGAGCAGCACGATCTCCACAGCCTGGCGCAGCGCAAACCCCTGCCTTCACAG agtttaaaaaagaaGCGCATTCCTTCCCTGGGCACCAGCCGGAGCTGCAGCCACCTCACCTCCCGAACTCCTGCTACCGGCTGGACTACACTGATCCCGGGGTTACAAACACAGCGGCgcggagagagagggagcaggaGAGAGCGCCGGGAGCACCCCAAACCTAACCCTGCTCTGGTATAA
- the c36h11orf1 gene encoding UPF0686 protein C11orf1 homolog isoform X1, translating to MLRPGTEPRFCSTMRATGHDWGDSDKFQQYGWRCTKKEDACSTRTLIGNWNEEQHDLHSLAQRKPLPSQYSHYFGTTYSASYDKGRKEPAIREFKKEAHSFPGHQPELQPPHLPNSCYRLDYTDPGVTNTAARREREQERAPGAPQT from the exons ATGCTGAGGCCCGGCACCGAGCCGCGGTTCTGCTCCACGATGAGGGCGACGGGGCACGACTGGGGTGACAGCGACAAGTTCCAGCAGTACGGCTGGCGCTGCACCAAGAAAGAGGACGCCTGCTCCACACGCACCCTGATCGGCAACTGGAACGAGGAGCAGCACGATCTCCACAGCCTGGCGCAGCGCAAACCCCTGCCTTCACAG TACTCACATTATTTTGGCACAACATATTCTGCATCTTATGACAAGGGAAGAAAAGAGCCGGCTATCAGAG agtttaaaaaagaaGCGCATTCCTTCCCTGGGCACCAGCCGGAGCTGCAGCCACCTCACCTCCCGAACTCCTGCTACCGGCTGGACTACACTGATCCCGGGGTTACAAACACAGCGGCgcggagagagagggagcaggaGAGAGCGCCGGGAGCACCCCAAACCTAA
- the mia gene encoding melanoma-derived growth regulatory protein, with amino-acid sequence MREQTARHASLCLVADPISMAVALEDFYPSDCRFIPIRKGQVIYVFSKLKGRGRLFWAGSVQSGYYSEQEARLGFFPSSVVEETQLLQPGDVEVMTEPWDFYCN; translated from the exons ATGCGGGAGCAGACAGCACGGCATGC GAGCTTGTGTCTTGTTGCAGACCCCATCTCGATGGCTGTGGCGCTTGAGGATTTCTACCCCTCGGACTGTCGCTTCATCCCCATACGCAAGGGCCAAGTCATCTACGTCTTCTCAAAGCTCAAGGGCCGGGGACGCCTCTTCTGGGCTGGCAGT GTCCAGAGCGGTTATTACAGCGAGCAGGAAGCCCGGCTGGGGTTCTTCCCGAGCAGTGTGGTGGAGGAGACCCAGCTCCTGCAGCCAGGGGACGTCGAGGTCATGACAGAG CCCTGGGACTTTTATTGCAACTAA
- the LOC121303967 gene encoding serine/threonine-protein kinase SIK2-like, with amino-acid sequence MPRTLGIDQLKTIESLQKKSYNHFAAIYYLLVERLKSHRSSFPVDQRLDARQRRPSSIAEPTVAKVSTAGTQVSLLPQSFRLLHSPILPQAPTFPQSSGPADSSFMEDDVVGTPQVNGSLLEPLPPPVVRKGCPASPSNMMETSIDEGIETEGPECEEDPLLVCTAFQSSRYGQRRHTLSEVSNQPGMAPGAGKLFAMSTDPSLGSMDSEYETDSVHSDLSLLEEPPCLSRMTPPFIGIRPPNPAMQALSAQKREAHNRSPVSFREGRRASDTSLTQGIVAFRQHLQNLARTKGILELNKVQMLYERMGSSEDPALTSTAPHLQDLQDRQQQGELSQQQENVAMFQNPIHPQLLSRRQSLETQYLTHRLQEASLLAQAQNSCQMYCKESPRSLEQQLQEHRLHQKRLFLQKQSQLQAYFNQMQIAEGSYAPPDQPPQAPVQLAQQSPQNQAQAQQAPGQYLSPVLEPPAEHQLQYDPYLGQYPVQTPSYLYHLPPQQEALNYSYQPCELGPPPSPSPEHYQYPAHLGGNSPLAMPELHGSLFDCEMMETVDPQNGFVLVN; translated from the exons ATGCCCCGTAC CCTGGGGATTGACCAGCTCAAGACCATTGAG TCCCTCCAGAAAAAGAGTTACAATCACTTTGCTGCTATTTATTACCTGCTTGTGGAGAGGCTGAAATCTCACCGGAGCAGCTTCCCGGTGGACCAGCGGCTCGACGCTCGGCAACGACGGCCAAGCAGCATCGCCGAGCCGACTGTCGCCAAG GTCAGCACTGCAGGGACTCAGGTGAGCCTCCTGCCTCAGAGTTTCCGGCTCCTCCACTCCCCAATCCTCCCACAGGCCCCCACCTTCCCACAATCCTCGGGCCCTGCCGACAGCAGCTTCATGGAGGACGATGTTGTTGGCACACCCCAG gtgaaCGGATCCCTCCTGGAGCCCCTGCCCCCCCCAGTGGTCCGCAAGGGCTGCCCAGCGTCTCCTAGCAACATGATGGAGACCTCCATCGACGAGGGGATCGAGACGGAGGGGCCGGAGTGTGAGGAGGACCCCCTGCTGGTCTGCACTGCCTTCCAGAGCAGCCGCTATGGGCAGCGCAGGCACACCCTGTCCGAGGTCAGCAACCAGCCCGGCATGGCCCCCGGAGCCG GGAAGCTGTTTGCTATGAGCACTGACCCCTCTCTGGGCAGCATGGACTCGGAGTACGAAACGGACTCTGTCCACAGTGACCTCAGCTTACTGGAGGAGCCCCCCTGCCTAAGCAGAATGACTCCTCCGTTCATTGGAATAAGACCCCCGAACCCAGCGATGCAGGCCCTGAGCGCTCAGAAACGAGAGGCACACAATCGCTCTCCTGTGAGCTTCCGCGAGGGCCGGAGAGCCTCCGACACGTCCCTGACACAAG GAATCGTTGCATTCCGGCAGCACCTCCAAAACCTGGCGCGGACCAAAGGGATCCTGGAGCTCAATAAGGTGCAGATGCTGTACGAGCGAATGGGCTCCAGTGAAGACCCTGCCCTCACGTCCACAGCACCCCACCTGCAAGACCTCCAGGACAGGCAGCAGCAG GGTGAACTTTCCCAGCAGCAGGAGAATGTAGCAATGTTCCAAAACCCAATCCATCCTCAGTTACTGTCCCGGAGGCAGAGCCTGGAGACCCAGTACCTAACACACAGACTGCAG GAAGCCAGTCTATTAGCACAGGCACAGAACAGCTGTCAGATGTACTGCAAAGAAAGCCCGCGAAGCCTGGAGCAGCAGCTTCAAGAACACAG GCTGCACCAGAAGCGGCTCTTCCTTCAGAAACAGTCCCAGCTGCAGGCCTACTTCAACCAGATGCAGATCGCAGAGGGTTCCTACGCACCTCCGGACCAGCCACCCCAGGCCCCAGTGCAGCTAGCCCAGCAGAGCCCTCAAAACCAGGCCCAGGCTCAGCAGGCCCCGGGCCAGTACCTCAGCCCAGTACTGGAGCCCCCAGCAGAGCATCAGCTCCAGTATGACCCCTACCTGGGCCAGTACCCAGTCCAGACACCCAGCTACCTGTACCACCTCCCCCCACAGCAGGAGGCTCTGAACTACAGCTACCAGCCCTGTGAGCTGGGtccgcccccctccccctccccagagCACTATCAGTACCCAGCACACCTGGGAGGAAACTCCCCCCTCGCCATGCCCGAGCTGCACGGCTCGCTGTTTGACTGCGAAATGATGGAGACTGTAGACCCCCAGAACGGCTTTGTTCTCGTGAACTAA